The Mycolicibacterium flavescens genome has a segment encoding these proteins:
- the maf gene encoding MAF protein, with protein MTRVVLASASSGRRKVLRQAGIDPLIVVSGVDEDAVVAGLDDAATPAQVTVALATAKADAVVAELDPAVGADCVVIGCDSMLFRDGTLAGKPASAEAALAGWQQMAGSSGRLHTGHCVIRLQDNGIVCRLAEAEATTVHFASPSRADLEAYVASGEPTAVAGGFTLDGLGGWFIEGVDGDPSSVIGIGLPLVRGMFERAGLSLADLWRDNPVT; from the coding sequence ATGACGCGCGTCGTCCTCGCCTCGGCGTCCTCCGGCCGTCGAAAAGTCTTGCGGCAGGCCGGAATCGATCCGCTGATCGTGGTGTCCGGCGTCGACGAGGACGCCGTCGTCGCCGGGCTCGACGACGCGGCGACACCAGCGCAGGTGACGGTCGCCCTCGCCACGGCCAAGGCCGACGCCGTGGTCGCCGAACTCGATCCGGCGGTCGGTGCCGACTGCGTCGTGATCGGCTGCGATTCCATGCTGTTCCGTGACGGGACGTTGGCGGGCAAACCCGCCTCGGCCGAGGCCGCACTTGCCGGGTGGCAGCAGATGGCCGGCTCCTCCGGCCGGCTCCACACGGGTCACTGCGTGATTCGGTTGCAGGACAACGGCATTGTGTGCCGGCTGGCCGAAGCCGAGGCCACCACCGTGCACTTCGCGTCGCCCTCGAGGGCCGACCTAGAGGCCTACGTCGCCAGCGGGGAGCCGACGGCAGTGGCGGGCGGCTTCACCCTCGACGGTTTGGGCGGCTGGTTCATCGAGGGCGTGGACGGCGACCCGTCGTCGGTGATCGGCATCGGACTGCCCCTGGTCCGCGGCATGTTCGAGCGCGCCGGGCTGTCGCTGGCCGACCTCTGGCGCGATAACCCGGTCACCTGA
- the sseA_1 gene encoding rhodanese domain-containing protein, with protein MPLPADPDPALQSYAHPERLVTADWLSANLGRPGLAIVESDEDVLLYDTGHIPGAVKIDWHTDLNDPHVRDYITGEQFADLMNRKGIARDDTVVIYGDKSNWWAAYALWVFTLFGHPDVRLLNGGRDLWISDGRETTLDVPTKTSTGYPVVERDDAPIRAFKEDVLDALGKAPLIDVRSPQEYTGERTHMPDYPEEGALRGGHIPSARSIPWAKAADDSGRFRSRAELEDLYGFLTPDDETIVYCRIGERSSHTWFVLTHLLGLPGVRNYDGSWTEWGNAVRVPVVAGSEPGDVPGSS; from the coding sequence GTGCCTCTACCTGCCGATCCAGACCCTGCCCTGCAGTCATACGCCCATCCCGAACGCCTGGTCACCGCCGACTGGTTGTCGGCGAACCTGGGCAGGCCGGGACTGGCCATCGTGGAGTCCGACGAGGACGTGCTGCTCTACGACACCGGCCACATACCGGGTGCGGTCAAGATCGACTGGCACACCGACCTGAACGACCCCCACGTGCGCGACTACATCACCGGCGAACAGTTCGCCGACCTGATGAACCGCAAGGGCATCGCCCGCGACGACACCGTGGTGATCTACGGCGACAAGAGCAACTGGTGGGCGGCATACGCCCTCTGGGTGTTCACGCTGTTCGGTCACCCCGACGTCCGGCTCCTCAACGGGGGCCGCGACCTGTGGATCTCCGACGGCCGCGAAACCACGCTCGACGTGCCGACCAAGACCAGCACCGGCTACCCCGTCGTGGAGCGCGACGACGCGCCGATCCGCGCATTCAAGGAGGACGTTCTCGATGCACTCGGGAAGGCGCCCCTGATCGACGTCCGCTCGCCGCAGGAGTACACCGGGGAACGCACCCACATGCCCGACTATCCCGAGGAGGGCGCGCTGCGGGGCGGCCACATACCGTCCGCTCGGTCGATTCCGTGGGCCAAGGCCGCCGACGACAGTGGCCGGTTCCGCAGCCGTGCCGAGCTCGAGGATCTGTACGGCTTCTTGACCCCCGACGACGAGACGATCGTCTACTGCCGCATCGGTGAGCGTTCGAGCCACACCTGGTTCGTGCTGACCCACCTGCTGGGCTTGCCCGGCGTCCGCAATTACGACGGTTCGTGGACCGAATGGGGCAACGCCGTTCGGGTGCCTGTCGTGGCCGGGTCCGAACCAGGGGATGTGCCGGGCTCCTCATGA
- the ygdK gene encoding SufE protein probably involved in Fe-S center assembly — protein sequence MSAMPAALAEVVTDFKEVQGQDKLQLLLEFANELPPLPADLEEAAMEPVPECQSPLFLHVDADNREHVRLYFSAPAEAPTTRGFAAILAVGLDDLSADEILAVPDDFYSELGLAALISPLRLRGMSAMLARIKKRLR from the coding sequence ATGAGTGCAATGCCGGCCGCGCTGGCGGAGGTGGTGACGGACTTCAAGGAGGTGCAGGGGCAGGACAAGCTGCAACTGCTCCTGGAGTTCGCCAACGAGTTGCCTCCGCTGCCCGCCGACCTCGAAGAGGCCGCGATGGAACCGGTGCCCGAATGCCAGTCGCCGCTGTTCCTGCACGTCGACGCCGACAACCGCGAGCATGTCCGGCTGTACTTCAGCGCGCCGGCAGAAGCGCCGACCACGCGTGGGTTCGCCGCGATCCTGGCCGTGGGGCTCGACGACCTCTCTGCCGACGAGATCCTGGCCGTACCCGACGACTTCTACTCCGAATTGGGGCTCGCTGCCCTGATCAGCCCGCTGCGGTTGCGCGGGATGTCGGCGATGCTGGCCCGCATCAAGAAGCGGCTGCGCTGA
- the accC gene encoding carbamoyl-phosphate synthase subunit L: protein MPSHASSKISKVLVANRGEIAVRVIRAAKDAGLQSVAVYAEPDADAPHVRLADEAFALGGQTSAESYLVFEKLLDAAEKSGANAIHPGYGFLSENADFAQAVLDAGLIWIGPSPQSIRDLGDKVTARHIAARAQAPLVPGTSDPVKDADEVVAFAKEYGVPVAIKAAFGGGGRGMKVARTIEEIPELYDSAVREAVAAFGRGECFVERYLDKPRHVEAQVIADQHGNVVVAGTRDCSLQRRFQKLVEEAPAPFLTDAQRKEIHESAKRICKEAGYYGAGTVEYLVGQDGLISFLEVNTRLQVEHPVTEETSGIDLVRQQFRIANGEPLDITEDPTPRGHSIEFRINGEDAGRGFLPAPGPVTTFVPPTGPGVRLDSGVESGSVIGGQFDSMLAKLIVTGANRQEALERSRRALDEFTVEGLATVIPFHRAVVSDPAFIGDDNGFTVHTRWIETEWDNTIEPFTGGDPIEEEDTVPRQTVVVEVGGRRLEVSLPGDLALGGGGGAGGAGSNVVRKKPKARKRGGGGGAAASGDAVTAPMQGTVVKVAVEEGQEVSAGDLVVVLEAMKMENPVTAHKDGTITGLAVEPGAAITQGTVLAEIK from the coding sequence GTGCCCAGTCACGCCAGCTCGAAGATCTCCAAGGTGCTGGTCGCCAACCGCGGGGAGATCGCGGTCCGGGTGATCAGGGCCGCTAAGGACGCCGGGCTGCAGAGCGTGGCGGTGTACGCCGAACCCGACGCCGACGCTCCTCACGTACGCCTCGCCGACGAGGCCTTCGCCCTGGGCGGGCAGACCTCGGCGGAGTCGTACCTGGTGTTCGAGAAGCTGCTCGACGCCGCCGAGAAGTCCGGAGCCAACGCGATTCACCCGGGCTACGGATTCCTGTCCGAGAACGCTGATTTCGCGCAGGCGGTCCTCGACGCCGGCCTGATCTGGATCGGGCCCAGCCCGCAGTCGATCCGCGACCTCGGTGACAAGGTGACCGCCCGCCACATCGCCGCGCGCGCCCAGGCGCCGCTGGTGCCGGGCACCTCGGATCCGGTCAAGGACGCCGACGAGGTCGTCGCGTTCGCCAAGGAGTATGGCGTCCCGGTCGCGATCAAGGCCGCGTTCGGCGGCGGCGGCCGCGGCATGAAGGTGGCCCGCACCATCGAAGAGATCCCTGAGCTGTACGACTCGGCGGTCCGCGAGGCTGTCGCGGCGTTCGGCCGCGGTGAATGCTTCGTCGAGCGCTATCTCGACAAGCCCCGCCACGTCGAGGCTCAGGTGATCGCCGACCAGCACGGCAACGTCGTCGTCGCGGGCACCCGCGACTGCTCGCTGCAGCGCCGCTTCCAGAAGCTGGTCGAGGAGGCGCCCGCGCCGTTCCTGACCGACGCTCAGCGCAAGGAGATCCACGAGTCAGCCAAGCGCATCTGCAAGGAGGCCGGCTACTACGGCGCAGGCACCGTCGAGTACCTCGTCGGCCAGGACGGGCTGATCTCGTTCCTCGAGGTGAACACCCGTCTGCAGGTGGAGCATCCGGTGACCGAGGAGACCTCGGGCATCGACTTGGTGCGCCAGCAGTTCCGCATCGCCAACGGCGAACCGCTCGACATCACCGAGGACCCGACGCCTCGCGGCCACTCCATCGAGTTCCGCATCAACGGTGAGGACGCCGGTCGCGGCTTCCTGCCCGCCCCCGGCCCGGTCACCACGTTCGTGCCGCCTACCGGCCCCGGTGTGCGGCTGGACTCCGGCGTCGAGAGCGGTTCGGTCATCGGCGGCCAGTTCGACTCGATGCTGGCCAAGCTGATCGTCACCGGCGCCAACCGCCAAGAGGCCCTGGAGCGGTCCCGTCGCGCGCTGGACGAGTTCACCGTCGAAGGGCTGGCCACGGTCATCCCGTTCCACCGGGCGGTCGTGTCCGATCCCGCGTTCATCGGCGATGACAACGGTTTCACCGTGCACACCCGCTGGATCGAAACCGAGTGGGACAACACGATCGAACCGTTCACCGGCGGCGATCCGATCGAGGAAGAGGACACCGTCCCGCGGCAGACCGTGGTTGTCGAGGTCGGCGGCCGCCGGCTGGAGGTGTCGCTGCCGGGCGACCTCGCGCTCGGTGGCGGCGGCGGTGCGGGCGGCGCCGGTTCCAATGTCGTGCGCAAGAAGCCCAAGGCCCGCAAGCGTGGCGGTGGCGGCGGAGCGGCGGCCTCCGGCGACGCCGTGACCGCGCCGATGCAGGGCACCGTGGTCAAGGTCGCCGTCGAGGAGGGCCAGGAGGTCTCCGCCGGTGACCTCGTCGTGGTGCTCGAGGCGATGAAGATGGAGAACCCGGTCACCGCGCACAAGGACGGCACGATCACCGGCTTGGCGGTCGAACCCGGCGCTGCGATCACCCAGGGCACCGTCCTCGCCGAGATCAAGTGA
- a CDS encoding putative MobA-like protein, translating to MTPNVAGVLLAAGAGTRYGMPKVLAAQGEWLRAAVKALRGGGCGDVVVVLGAAVVEAPQPARAVFAEAWEDGLSASLRAGISAVEADYAVLHTVDTPDVGADVVRRVVDAAVASESGIARARYGQSPGHPVVIARRHWAALLEEVHGDEGARSFLAARDDVVAVDCADLATGRDIDVR from the coding sequence ATGACGCCGAACGTCGCCGGTGTGCTGCTGGCCGCAGGCGCGGGCACCCGCTATGGGATGCCTAAAGTGCTTGCAGCCCAAGGTGAATGGCTCAGAGCCGCGGTCAAGGCCTTGAGGGGCGGCGGATGTGGCGATGTGGTGGTGGTGTTGGGAGCGGCGGTGGTCGAGGCCCCGCAGCCTGCGCGCGCAGTGTTCGCCGAGGCCTGGGAGGACGGTCTGTCGGCGTCGCTGCGGGCCGGGATCTCGGCGGTCGAGGCCGATTACGCCGTGCTGCACACCGTCGACACCCCCGATGTCGGAGCGGACGTCGTGCGTCGGGTGGTGGACGCGGCGGTGGCGTCGGAGTCGGGTATCGCGCGTGCCCGCTACGGGCAATCGCCGGGCCACCCGGTGGTGATCGCGCGCAGGCATTGGGCCGCGCTGCTCGAAGAGGTCCACGGAGACGAGGGCGCACGCTCGTTCCTGGCGGCGCGCGACGACGTCGTCGCGGTGGATTGTGCCGATCTGGCGACGGGTCGCGACATCGACGTCAGGTGA
- a CDS encoding anti-anti-sigma regulatory factor (antagonist of anti-sigma factor) — MSNPDLSVVAEVQSDDTRDCHTAHFATRRVQPDTAIVSAHGEIDAANSQEFVDYAMRHATELERIVVDLSGVEFFGTAGFSALHTLNVRTAGEKIEWALLPSASVSRLLRICDPDAALPVCDSIETALADGKSTKPLLQLVPESS; from the coding sequence ATGTCTAATCCTGATTTATCTGTCGTTGCTGAAGTGCAGTCCGACGACACCCGCGACTGCCACACTGCGCACTTCGCGACCCGCCGGGTGCAACCGGACACCGCGATCGTCTCCGCCCACGGCGAGATCGACGCCGCGAACTCCCAGGAGTTTGTCGACTACGCGATGCGCCACGCCACAGAGCTCGAGCGCATCGTCGTCGACCTGTCGGGCGTCGAATTCTTCGGCACCGCAGGGTTCTCCGCGCTGCACACGCTCAACGTGCGCACCGCAGGCGAGAAGATCGAGTGGGCGCTGTTGCCGAGCGCGTCGGTCAGCCGCTTGTTGCGCATCTGCGATCCGGATGCCGCGCTCCCCGTCTGCGACAGCATCGAGACAGCGCTCGCAGACGGCAAGAGCACCAAGCCCCTACTGCAACTGGTCCCGGAGTCGAGTTAA
- the sigB_3 gene encoding RNA polymerase sigma factor SigF, with translation MFRELKNVPEDSPKFQRQRDRIVERCLPLADHIARRFDGRGEPREDLVQVARVGLVNAVIRFDVEAGSDFVSFAVPTIMGEVRRHFRDNSWSVKVPRRLKELHLRLGAATAELSQRLGRAPTASELAAELGMDRDEVVEGLVAGSSYNTLSIDSGGSGTEDAPAIADTLGDVDLGLDQIENREALRPLLAALPERERTVLLLRFFESLTQTQIAERVGISQMHVSRLLAKSLTRLRDQLQ, from the coding sequence ATGTTCCGCGAGCTGAAGAACGTGCCGGAGGACTCGCCGAAGTTTCAGCGGCAGCGCGACCGCATCGTCGAGCGCTGCCTTCCGTTGGCCGACCACATCGCGCGGCGCTTCGACGGGCGCGGTGAGCCACGCGAGGATCTCGTGCAGGTGGCCCGTGTCGGGCTGGTGAATGCGGTGATCCGCTTCGACGTCGAGGCCGGCTCGGACTTCGTCTCGTTCGCGGTGCCCACCATCATGGGCGAGGTCCGACGGCATTTCCGCGACAACAGTTGGTCGGTCAAGGTGCCGCGGCGGCTCAAGGAGCTCCATCTGCGACTCGGCGCCGCCACCGCGGAGTTGTCGCAGCGGCTCGGCCGCGCCCCGACGGCGTCGGAGCTGGCAGCCGAGCTGGGCATGGACCGCGACGAGGTCGTCGAGGGCCTGGTGGCAGGGAGCTCCTACAACACGCTGTCGATCGACAGCGGCGGCAGCGGAACCGAGGACGCCCCAGCGATCGCCGACACGCTGGGCGACGTCGACCTGGGTCTCGACCAGATCGAGAACCGGGAAGCGTTGCGGCCCTTGCTCGCTGCGCTGCCCGAACGCGAACGCACCGTGTTGCTGCTGCGCTTCTTCGAGTCACTCACCCAGACGCAAATCGCTGAGCGCGTTGGTATCTCGCAGATGCACGTGTCGCGTCTGCTCGCGAAGTCCTTAACTCGACTCCGGGACCAGTTGCAGTAG
- the rsbW_2 gene encoding putative anti-sigma regulatory factor encodes MADVANKNNGHGHGARSVELRVAAELENLAVLRTLVAAVATFEDLDFDAVADLRLAVDEACTRLIRSAVPNSVLLLVIDPRDDAVVIDASTTCKSSDILAPGSFSWHVLSSLTDEVTTFENGQGPENAQVFGISMTTRRATLQ; translated from the coding sequence ATGGCCGACGTCGCCAACAAGAACAATGGGCACGGGCACGGCGCGCGGTCGGTGGAACTCCGGGTCGCCGCCGAACTCGAGAACCTTGCGGTGCTGCGCACCCTGGTCGCCGCGGTGGCGACCTTCGAAGACCTGGACTTCGATGCCGTCGCCGACCTGCGTCTCGCGGTCGACGAGGCCTGCACCAGGCTGATCCGATCCGCAGTACCCAACTCTGTGCTGCTGCTCGTCATCGACCCACGCGACGACGCCGTCGTCATCGATGCGTCCACCACGTGTAAGAGTTCCGACATCCTGGCGCCCGGTAGCTTCAGCTGGCACGTGCTGAGTTCACTGACCGACGAGGTGACGACCTTCGAGAACGGGCAGGGGCCCGAGAACGCCCAGGTGTTCGGGATCTCCATGACGACGAGACGAGCGACGCTGCAGTGA
- a CDS encoding topoisomerase IB encodes MRLRRSVVSGPGLRRVRRGRGFSYEHPDGTPVTDEKTLQRIKDLVIPPAWKKVWICPYPNGHIQAVGTDAAGRRQYLYHQRWQEERNEEKFDRVLEMSAALPEMRRRIAADLRRRGLHRDRVLALALHLADLGYFRAGSEQYAEENNSYGIATLLCEHVTLQRDAIEFDFPAKSGVRRTLLIDDPEAVRSIRALLRRPERTERLLVCRNGSSWIDIHADDLNTRFKELVGDRYTVKDLRTWHGTVLAAAAFVDADPPVNKTVIKRVESAVMKEVAEELGNTPAVARGSYVDPRVVQGYESELTIASAARRAATMKTLAERQEVLDRGTARLIRKVAKGQ; translated from the coding sequence ATGCGACTTCGCCGTAGCGTCGTCAGCGGCCCCGGCCTGCGGAGGGTGCGTCGCGGTCGCGGGTTCTCCTACGAACATCCCGACGGCACCCCGGTCACCGACGAGAAGACCCTGCAGCGCATCAAGGATCTGGTCATCCCGCCCGCCTGGAAGAAGGTGTGGATCTGCCCCTACCCCAACGGGCACATCCAGGCGGTGGGCACGGATGCCGCGGGCCGACGCCAGTACCTCTACCACCAGAGGTGGCAGGAGGAGCGCAACGAGGAGAAGTTCGACCGGGTCCTGGAGATGTCGGCGGCGCTGCCCGAGATGCGCAGGCGTATCGCCGCGGACCTGCGCCGCCGCGGGCTGCACCGCGACCGGGTGCTGGCCCTCGCACTGCACCTGGCCGATCTCGGATACTTCCGGGCGGGCTCTGAGCAGTACGCCGAGGAGAACAACTCGTACGGCATCGCGACGCTGCTCTGCGAGCACGTGACCCTGCAGCGCGACGCCATCGAATTCGACTTTCCCGCCAAGAGCGGCGTGCGGCGCACGCTGCTGATCGACGACCCCGAAGCGGTCCGCTCGATCCGCGCGCTGTTGCGCCGCCCGGAGCGCACCGAGCGGCTGCTGGTGTGCCGCAACGGTTCGAGCTGGATCGACATTCACGCCGACGACCTGAACACGCGGTTCAAGGAGCTCGTTGGGGATCGGTACACGGTCAAGGACCTGCGGACCTGGCACGGCACCGTGCTGGCGGCGGCCGCGTTCGTCGATGCCGACCCGCCGGTCAACAAGACTGTGATCAAGCGCGTCGAGTCCGCGGTGATGAAGGAAGTCGCCGAGGAACTCGGCAACACACCCGCGGTGGCCCGAGGTTCCTACGTCGACCCCCGAGTCGTGCAGGGCTACGAGTCCGAGCTCACCATCGCCTCGGCCGCCCGGCGCGCCGCGACGATGAAGACCCTGGCCGAACGGCAGGAGGTGCTTGACCGCGGCACGGCCCGACTCATCCGCAAAGTTGCCAAAGGTCAGTAA
- the tuaD gene encoding UDP-glucose 6-dehydrogenase, which produces MNTLRVGVTGAGYVGLTTAVCLAERGHDTVCVDVDAGRVEQLRSGVPLLDEPGLAELLRRGLNSATLEFTVEYPDLAECDVVFICVPTPSRSDGSADLSAVDAAVEQLATVLRPGSVLVLKSTVPVGTTRRIEKRLRHAGIRAVSNPEFLRESHAVYDFRNPDRIVIGADDDEAAELVSHVHGNHAQIFRMSPESAELAKYASNAFLAVKISYANSLARLCARMGADIADVTRCMGADVRIGPHFLQPGPGWGGSCLPKDTAAILHTGKVAGVDLPEVESARSTNAAQSARIASTLGRFMATPLGHARITALGLTFKAGTSDLRDSPALTICADLGRTGAQVTGYDPRLRAMDQSRLRESSIVAVDDPYLAAKDADAIVVLTEWPEFRELDWVLIAEHAPGAVVVDTRNLLDAALLNEAGMTYLGNGTPSGY; this is translated from the coding sequence ATGAACACCCTTCGAGTCGGGGTGACCGGTGCGGGCTACGTCGGCCTGACAACCGCGGTGTGTCTGGCCGAACGTGGTCACGACACCGTGTGCGTCGACGTCGACGCCGGCCGCGTCGAGCAACTCCGTAGCGGTGTTCCCCTGCTGGACGAGCCCGGCCTGGCCGAGCTGCTTCGTCGCGGATTAAACTCCGCGACGCTCGAATTCACCGTCGAGTATCCCGATCTCGCTGAGTGCGACGTGGTGTTCATCTGCGTGCCCACGCCGAGCAGATCAGACGGATCGGCGGACCTGTCGGCGGTCGACGCGGCGGTCGAGCAACTCGCCACCGTGCTGCGACCGGGTTCGGTGCTGGTGCTCAAGTCGACGGTTCCGGTCGGCACCACCCGACGGATCGAAAAGCGGTTGCGACACGCTGGAATTCGCGCGGTCTCCAATCCCGAGTTCCTCCGCGAGAGCCACGCCGTATACGACTTCCGTAACCCGGACCGCATCGTGATCGGCGCCGACGACGACGAAGCCGCCGAGCTGGTGTCGCACGTGCACGGAAACCACGCGCAGATTTTTCGGATGAGCCCGGAAAGCGCGGAGTTGGCGAAGTACGCCAGCAATGCTTTTCTCGCGGTGAAGATCTCCTACGCCAACTCACTGGCCCGGCTGTGCGCCCGGATGGGCGCCGACATCGCCGACGTCACTCGCTGCATGGGCGCCGACGTGCGCATCGGTCCGCACTTCCTGCAACCGGGACCGGGGTGGGGCGGATCGTGCCTGCCGAAGGACACCGCGGCCATCCTGCACACCGGCAAGGTGGCGGGGGTAGACCTGCCCGAGGTCGAATCGGCTCGCTCGACGAACGCCGCCCAGTCCGCGCGAATCGCGTCGACGCTGGGCCGGTTCATGGCCACCCCGCTCGGCCACGCCCGCATCACCGCGCTGGGCCTGACGTTCAAGGCGGGCACCAGTGACCTGCGCGATTCACCGGCGCTGACGATCTGCGCCGACCTGGGCCGGACCGGGGCGCAGGTCACCGGATACGACCCGCGGCTCCGGGCGATGGATCAGTCGCGGTTGCGGGAATCGTCGATCGTCGCCGTCGACGATCCATATCTGGCGGCAAAAGACGCCGATGCCATCGTGGTGCTCACCGAGTGGCCGGAGTTCCGCGAACTGGACTGGGTCCTGATCGCCGAGCACGCGCCCGGAGCCGTCGTCGTCGACACCCGCAACCTGCTCGATGCGGCGTTGCTCAACGAGGCCGGGATGACCTATCTGGGCAACGGAACCCCGTCGGGTTACTGA
- the rfaQ_1 gene encoding transferase: MRVDGVFVAVTPETFPETIVVLRALGLGDLLTGIPALRGLRRAHPDAHIVLAAPERYRDLVMLIGLVDELHPTPGLGRLRPRRHPPALAVNLHGSGPESIADLLAMGPRTLISHRHPAYPGVDGPPWRTELHEVDRWCALLEWAGITCDSENLAIPRPDGYRNRSSTVVIHPGAAYAARRWPAERFGQVAAALRNRGHDVVITGDDSEVDLARSVADAAGLPRSSVLAGTLGLLELVTLIHDCRLLICGDTGVGHIATATGTPSVLLFGPTPPNRWGPRGTGPHIAVWAGDKGDPHADRPHRGLLLITVGRVLDATESLLKDCA; the protein is encoded by the coding sequence GTGCGCGTCGACGGAGTCTTCGTGGCCGTGACCCCGGAGACCTTCCCGGAGACCATCGTGGTCCTGCGTGCGCTGGGCCTCGGGGATCTACTCACCGGGATTCCCGCGCTGCGTGGGCTGCGGCGGGCACACCCCGACGCCCACATCGTGCTCGCCGCCCCGGAACGCTACCGCGATCTGGTGATGCTCATCGGTTTGGTCGACGAACTCCACCCCACACCCGGCCTCGGCCGGCTGCGTCCCCGCCGCCACCCGCCCGCACTCGCGGTCAACCTGCACGGCTCCGGCCCCGAAAGCATCGCCGATCTGCTCGCGATGGGGCCCCGAACCCTGATCAGCCACCGGCATCCCGCATATCCCGGGGTCGACGGCCCACCGTGGCGGACCGAACTGCACGAGGTCGACCGCTGGTGCGCGCTGCTCGAGTGGGCCGGAATCACCTGTGATTCAGAGAATTTGGCGATCCCGCGGCCGGACGGCTATCGGAACCGCTCGTCGACGGTGGTGATTCATCCGGGCGCCGCATACGCCGCGCGGCGCTGGCCAGCGGAGCGTTTCGGACAGGTCGCCGCCGCGCTGCGAAACCGCGGCCACGACGTGGTCATCACCGGCGATGACAGTGAGGTCGACCTTGCCCGGTCAGTGGCCGACGCCGCCGGGTTGCCCCGATCCAGCGTGCTCGCAGGCACTCTCGGCCTGCTCGAACTCGTCACACTGATCCACGATTGCCGCTTGTTGATCTGTGGTGACACCGGCGTCGGACACATCGCGACTGCGACCGGCACTCCGTCGGTGCTGCTGTTCGGTCCGACACCGCCGAACCGGTGGGGGCCGCGGGGAACGGGTCCGCATATCGCGGTGTGGGCCGGCGACAAGGGCGATCCGCACGCCGACCGACCGCACCGGGGGCTGCTGCTGATCACGGTCGGTCGCGTGCTCGACGCCACCGAGAGCTTGTTGAAGGACTGTGCATGA
- a CDS encoding oxidoreductase, short chain dehydrogenase/reductase → MALGNIIITGGASGLGAATVEAVARQGGTPLVIDRNDPKPGVAFAKADLAGSEAVDAAVRELADQVGGQIHGVFTAGGTDMCGKLADVAVKDWERVIHVNLLGTAAVIRSALPYLKNTGGRIVTCASTLGIKAVSDATAYCASKFGVIGFSRALAAELAGEVGVTTLIPGGMHTAFFDNRDEQYKPPPDAKLNQPEHVADTVVFALSQPAGCEVRELVVCASTESSWP, encoded by the coding sequence ATGGCTCTGGGCAACATCATCATCACCGGCGGCGCGTCGGGACTCGGCGCGGCCACGGTGGAAGCCGTTGCGCGACAGGGTGGAACACCGCTGGTGATCGACCGCAACGATCCGAAACCGGGCGTGGCCTTCGCGAAAGCCGATCTCGCCGGCTCCGAGGCGGTGGACGCGGCGGTACGCGAATTGGCCGATCAGGTCGGCGGTCAGATTCACGGCGTGTTCACCGCCGGAGGCACTGACATGTGCGGCAAGCTCGCCGACGTCGCGGTCAAGGACTGGGAACGCGTCATCCACGTCAACCTGCTGGGCACCGCGGCGGTGATCCGCTCGGCGTTGCCGTACCTGAAGAACACGGGTGGCCGGATCGTCACGTGCGCATCGACTTTGGGGATCAAGGCCGTCAGCGACGCGACCGCGTACTGCGCCTCGAAATTCGGAGTCATCGGATTCTCCCGCGCGTTGGCCGCGGAACTTGCGGGGGAGGTGGGTGTCACGACGCTGATCCCCGGCGGTATGCACACGGCGTTCTTCGACAACCGCGACGAGCAGTACAAGCCGCCGCCGGACGCCAAGCTCAACCAGCCCGAACACGTTGCCGATACCGTCGTGTTCGCCCTGTCTCAGCCGGCCGGGTGCGAGGTGCGCGAGCTGGTGGTGTGCGCGTCGACGGAGTCTTCGTGGCCGTGA